Genomic DNA from Candidatus Omnitrophota bacterium:
TCCGCATACACATGTCCCAAAATTAAGGCTCGGATACCTGCTATGGTCTATGCGGCAGGACTCAACCGGGATTGTGATGTTTACCGGAAAATTTAATTCTTTAGCCTTCTTATCTGCGATATGCAGGACATCTTCGAGATCTTCTTTGGTTATCTGGCAATCAGGCATGTTTTCCAGGCCGCGGCCTCCAGGCACAAACCGGTTTAAAGAGATTGAATCGGCCGAGAAAGCAAAGGAAAGGTCGATTATTTCCCCGATCTCCGACTTATTGTATTTAGTTATCACTGCGGATATATTAAGCCTCGCTTTATGTTTCTTAACCGCCAGGATCGCGCTTTTTACCTTATCGATGCGGTCATTTTGGCTCAAATAAGCGTACGAATCCTCCCTTGCGCTTGCGAGGGATAATTCAAAATAATTTACGCCGTTATTTACCAGCGCCCTCACCGTGCCTTCGTCCAGCAAGATCCCGTTCGTGGCAATCCCTAATTTGATTTTCTTTTGATTCAGGAAGGACGCGATCTCGATGAGATAGGGGCATAATAGCGGCTCGCCGCCGGCGAAAGTGACCCCGGCCGGCTTGATCTCTGAAAGGACCTTTTCGAATAATTTCTTGCTTTCGGAAAGAGGCAGCTCTCCCTGCGGATATTCCTTATTTTCTTTCCAAACATTATAGCAATACAGGCAATTATTATTACAGCGCGGGGTTATTTCATAGATGAGAAATAAACTACTCATTCTCCAGATCTGCGATCAGCTCATTAAGGCGGGGAAAAGCCGTTTTGAATTCCTCGAGGGCCTTTTTAGTTTCAAGGTATTTCCGGTCTATATCTTTGTAATAAATCTCCTGTTCCTTGGTAACCTTTTCTTCTTTCTTCCTTAATTCGTATTCAGAATGAGATTTTTCGACGGCCGAAATAAATTCATCCATTAAATCCCCGGCATCATCCGAGGGCTTAAGCGGCAATTGAAAATGATAATAACCGTATTTCTTTCTAATAATATCAAAAGCATATACGCCTTCCACGTCTCTCTGGACATTAGCTAATGCCTGCTGAAATTCACTATCGTTAATCTTTCCTTTTCCTTTCAATTCAATCAATTTATCCACTTTAATCTCCAAATCATCAAGCATGTTATCTTGTACAGCGCTACCGGGAATTATCATACGACTCATAGTAAAAGACCCCATACAAAAATTATCAATCCTATAACTACAAATCTTATCCAGAAGATCGATCTCCTGAGCGGAAATCATCTCTCCTTTGACTTTCTTCAAATTAGAAATATTAATCCGTAATTCCTTATGTAAACTCACGTACTGCTCTTGAGAAATTGAATTCCTA
This window encodes:
- a CDS encoding radical SAM protein, with amino-acid sequence MSSLFLIYEITPRCNNNCLYCYNVWKENKEYPQGELPLSESKKLFEKVLSEIKPAGVTFAGGEPLLCPYLIEIASFLNQKKIKLGIATNGILLDEGTVRALVNNGVNYFELSLASAREDSYAYLSQNDRIDKVKSAILAVKKHKARLNISAVITKYNKSEIGEIIDLSFAFSADSISLNRFVPGGRGLENMPDCQITKEDLEDVLHIADKKAKELNFPVNITIPVESCRIDHSRYPSLNFGTCVCGKNKWVIDPLGNLRTCEQNPEILGNLFKTGFSELAEHKKASSFRNNDLCQDCRVCAEYDNCGGGCRILNARQAIR